From the genome of uncultured Bacteroides sp.:
TATTCGTAATGTTGGTTATATGGTTAGATTAGGATCATCAGCTCTTCTTGGAGAAGTATCCGTTGCAAGTATGATGATTATCGGTAATTATGTATTTATCGGGGCTCTAGGGGAAGATGGGGTTGCAGCATTCAGCGTTGCATGTTATTGTTTTCCATTTGTTTTCATGATTAGCAATGCTATCTCACAATCGGCGCAGCCTATTATTAGTTATAATTACGGATGTGGCAATTGGGGGCGTGTAAACAAGGCGATACATCTAAGTCTTGCTACTTCATTATTTTTTGGCATTGTTACTATGCTAACAGTTGTTTTATTTTGTAGACCATTAGTAGAGTTATTTATCAGCCCATCCAGCAATGCTTATAAAATAGCAATAAATGGAATACCTTACTTTGCTTCGGGATTTGTGCTTTTTGCAATAAATATTGCAAGTATAGGATATTATCAAAGTATAGAAAAATCAAAACGTGCAACGGTTTATACATTGTTTCGTGGAGTATTCTTCATGATAATCTGTTTCTTAACATTACCACATCTATTGGGAGAAAAAGGTATTTGGTTCTCTGTTCCCTGCTCGGAATTGCTGACAATAATTGTTATTGTGAGTCTATGTATTCGAGATAATCATAAAAATCATTCACATTTGAAATTAATGGATACTTAAAGATTAAATTGAAATGTTTCAAAGGATGATTTAAGTATAAGTGCTTTCCCTTGAAATAAGCATTATCTTTGCATGGCAATATAATATTGTATGCAATATGAATGAGTTAATAGATAAATTTTGTACAAAATATAATCTATCAAGAAATGATGGACTTATGTTACTGGAGCATATGGAGCCTGTTGAATTTAGTAAACACACTCAAATAGTTCAGGAGGGCAAGCATAATTCTACTTTATATCTAATAAGTAAAGGCATTTTGCGTGCATATTCAATGGTGGATGGTATGGATATCACTCAATGGTTTGCATCAGAAGGAGAAATTCTATTCTCTGCATGGTCCTATGTAAGTAACAGTGCCTCTCGTACTACTATTGAAACTTTAACCGATTGTTCTGCTTATTACATCTCAAGAGCTAAACTAAATGAGCTGTTTAATTCATCTATAGAGATGTCAAATCTTGGTCGCAAACTTATAGAACAGCATTGCTTACTTGTAGAAAATTGGTGGTTGGATTGGGAAAAACCGACTGCTAAAGAACGCTATTTGGCTGTTCTCGAGAAAAGTCCTGAACTATTGCTGCAGGTTCCTTTACGCCAAATTGCATCATATCTTCGTATAACACCGCAATCCTTAAGTCGTATTAGAGCCGAATTATA
Proteins encoded in this window:
- a CDS encoding Crp/Fnr family transcriptional regulator, with the protein product MNELIDKFCTKYNLSRNDGLMLLEHMEPVEFSKHTQIVQEGKHNSTLYLISKGILRAYSMVDGMDITQWFASEGEILFSAWSYVSNSASRTTIETLTDCSAYYISRAKLNELFNSSIEMSNLGRKLIEQHCLLVENWWLDWEKPTAKERYLAVLEKSPELLLQVPLRQIASYLRITPQSLSRIRAEL